TTTTAAATTTTTAGGAAGTTCTTTTTTCCCGGTAAGGTCGAAGTGTTTTTTCAGAAAAAACTGAACACCGTTTTTACTTGTAAAAATTAGCCAGTTAAATTTATAAATATTTAGAATAGTGTTTTTTTCTTGCTCGGTAATCTCTGCTTCTGTAACAGAAATCATTGGAAAATTTAAAATAATTGCACCTGAATTGTTCAGCGCTTTTTCAAATTCGGGAAAACTTTCAGTTGGCTGTGTAGATATTAGTATTTTGTTATGAAGATCACACATTCAGATCAAATAAGTTAATATTTTGCTTTTGGCAATCTTCAAGAAGAGTGTCTGCCATGCGTTTAGCCATTTCTGATGCTTTGTCAATGGTAGTCTCTTCAACTTTTCTTAAATATTTTCCGGTAGTAAGTTGCCCTGCTAAAACATCAAGAATAACTTTATTTCCGGAAACAGTTGCATAAGCTGCAAGGGGGAATTTACATCCACCTTCAATAACTGCCATAAATACTCTTTCAGTTTTTACAGCAATTTCTGTTGCTTCATCATTAATTTTTCTGACAGCGTCAATAGTTCTTTTATCATCGGCACGACATTCAATTGCAATAGCACCCTGACCAACAGCCGGTAATAAATCTTCAACAGAAAGAATTGCTGATTTTGGAAATGTTTTTCCTAATCTGTTCATTCCTGCAGCTGCTAATATTATAGCGTCATATTGATTTTCTTCTAATTTGCGAAGTCTTGTATCGATGTTCCCACGGAGGTCAGAAAACTTGGCATCTGGACGAAGTTTCATTAACTGAATAATTCTTCTTGGGCTACCTGTTCCGCATTTAAAACCTTGTGGCATGTCAAATATTGACACATTGTTATTTGTCAGAAAAAGATCATTTGTAAGTTCGCGTTTGGGAAAACAAACTAATTCTAATCCGTTAGGAATATTGCTTGGAACATCTTTTAAACTATGAATTGCCAAATCGGCTTTGTTTTCTAAAAGAGCATTTTCAAGTTCTTTTACAAAAACACCAGTTCCACCAAAGCTTACTAATGGTTTATCGGTAACTTTATCACCCATAGTAGAAAACTGAGTGATTTCAAATTTGCTATCAGGATTTTGTTTTTGAATTGCTTCAACAGTTTGCTCTGTTTGTGTTCGAGCAAGCAAGCTTCCTCTTGTAGCTACAATAAAAGTATTATGCATGATGATGATGAAGATGTGGATTAGGTACGTGAGGATTTTGAGGTTTTTCTGAGCCGTGTGGGTGTTGTGGACTATGAGGATTATGTGGATGTTGTTCTCCGTGCGGATTAGGTGTGCCGTGTGGATTAGCAGGGTGGTTTAAATGTTGATTTATATTTACGTTAAAAGTTTTCTTTAAAGCGTCGCCAAGATGATGAAGATGAGTAGGGTCGGTAACTTCTTTAAGGTTTAACATGATTGTTTTAATTAAAGTATCTGAATAACTATCCATCATATTTTTTATGATTTCCTTTTGTGATTCAGTTAATCCAGATAGTTGAGAACTATATGTTTCAACCAATCTGTCTTTAATAGAATTAAATTCTCCTTTTATTCCTCTCATTACAGGAACAATTGATTGCATATTATACCATTCGAAGAATTTTCCTTCAACCTCTTTAATTATAACTTCTGCTTTAATAATTTCTCTCAATCTTTCTTCGCGGCTGGTATCAATAATCTTTTCCAGATCATCTACTGTTTTTAAGAAAACATTTTCATTTTTACCTAAAGCAGGATCAATATTTCTTGGAACTGAAAGGTCAATTAAAACTACTTTTTTGCCATTAGAAACATTTAGTTTTTCAAGATCTTCATTTTTGATAATATATTCCTGTGAACCTGTTGAAAAAATAATCACATCCTGTTTTGCATAATGTTCATCTT
The window above is part of the Bacteroidia bacterium genome. Proteins encoded here:
- a CDS encoding glutamyl-tRNA reductase, with the protein product MHTVLVGINYKTTQVDDREKLYFSSEKLDIALPVLLTYPDINECVILSTCNRIEIYAVANNTDIAFKSIIKFLSDFHKIPQENFLPHIYKKNCGEAVKHLFEVASSINSMILGEYEILGQVKNAYEKAQSLNCTKEFINRLFQMATVVGKRVRTETGIGKGAISVGSVAVNLIKETYPNDKKLNVMLVGAGEVSTLVATNLTNKIDCNITVTNRSNNKADEFAQKFNAHFVNYDVKDEHYAKQDVIIFSTGSQEYIIKNEDLEKLNVSNGKKVVLIDLSVPRNIDPALGKNENVFLKTVDDLEKIIDTSREERLREIIKAEVIIKEVEGKFFEWYNMQSIVPVMRGIKGEFNSIKDRLVETYSSQLSGLTESQKEIIKNMMDSYSDTLIKTIMLNLKEVTDPTHLHHLGDALKKTFNVNINQHLNHPANPHGTPNPHGEQHPHNPHSPQHPHGSEKPQNPHVPNPHLHHHHA
- the hemC gene encoding hydroxymethylbilane synthase — encoded protein: MHNTFIVATRGSLLARTQTEQTVEAIQKQNPDSKFEITQFSTMGDKVTDKPLVSFGGTGVFVKELENALLENKADLAIHSLKDVPSNIPNGLELVCFPKRELTNDLFLTNNNVSIFDMPQGFKCGTGSPRRIIQLMKLRPDAKFSDLRGNIDTRLRKLEENQYDAIILAAAGMNRLGKTFPKSAILSVEDLLPAVGQGAIAIECRADDKRTIDAVRKINDEATEIAVKTERVFMAVIEGGCKFPLAAYATVSGNKVILDVLAGQLTTGKYLRKVEETTIDKASEMAKRMADTLLEDCQKQNINLFDLNV